From one Geoalkalibacter halelectricus genomic stretch:
- a CDS encoding glycoside hydrolase family 65 protein yields MIRHETLNPPLHIYPVNEWKIIETAFYPRFLAQTETLFAIGNGYLGMRGNYEEGRPCFQNGTFINGFHETWPIVYGEKAYGFARTGQTMLNVTDAKTIRLYVDDEPFFLPTASLQLYERVLDMQTGTLDFEVLWETPSGKQVLIESRRLVSLEQRHVAAISYQVTVLNGDVPLVISSELQEAPPNQAGEEDPRQARGFARQVLLPAHHQSRDQRIILGHRTAASGMTLACGVDHRILTDNKYKMESACDGRQGHLSLSVQAQAGRPVQLFKFITYHSSRGGASPEELCARAERTLDRVTAAGFDHLLKQQRAFLDQFWHRADVEIEGDAEQLRRPPGEMQQALRWNLFQILQASARAEGTGIPAKGLTGQTYEGHYFWDTEIYLLPFITYTEPRIARNLLRFRHSMLDRARERAREVNQRGALFPWRTINGEEASAYYAAGTAQYHINADIIYALRKYVEVTDDKALLYNEGAEMLVETARLWLDLGFFSERKGGKFCIHGVTGPDEYTTVVNNNSFTNLMARENLWFAAATVAAMQKEHPEHYATLVHKTALEEGEVGDWQRAADAMYIPYDEELGIHPQDDEFLDKEVWDIKNTPRDKFPLLLYHHPLVIYRHQVIKQADVVLAMFLLGDEFSRDQKKRNFDYYDPLTTGDSSLSACIQAIIAAEIGNLEEAVRYARYAVLMDLADVGGNVRDGCHIASMGGTWMVAVYGFAGMRDYGGRLSFDPRLPKMLCRLRFCLIFQGQDLEVEVTHERTRYRLREGQGLILSHQGERVELKPGETIEMPLGDGAQEKRKKKTKE; encoded by the coding sequence ATGATTCGCCACGAGACCCTCAATCCGCCGCTGCACATCTACCCGGTCAACGAGTGGAAGATCATCGAGACCGCTTTTTATCCGCGCTTTCTCGCCCAGACCGAAACCCTGTTCGCCATCGGCAACGGCTATCTGGGCATGCGCGGCAACTACGAGGAGGGGCGGCCGTGCTTTCAGAACGGCACCTTCATCAACGGCTTTCACGAAACCTGGCCCATTGTCTACGGGGAAAAAGCCTACGGTTTCGCCCGCACCGGCCAGACCATGCTCAACGTCACCGACGCCAAGACCATTCGCCTCTATGTCGACGATGAGCCGTTTTTCCTGCCCACCGCCTCGCTGCAACTCTACGAGCGGGTTCTCGACATGCAAACCGGCACCCTGGATTTCGAGGTACTCTGGGAAACGCCTTCGGGCAAGCAGGTGCTGATCGAGTCGCGCCGCCTGGTATCCCTGGAGCAGCGCCATGTGGCGGCCATCTCCTATCAGGTGACGGTGCTCAACGGCGACGTGCCCCTGGTGATCTCCTCCGAGTTGCAGGAAGCACCGCCCAATCAGGCCGGAGAGGAGGATCCGCGCCAGGCGCGCGGGTTCGCCCGCCAGGTGCTGTTGCCCGCGCATCACCAAAGCCGCGACCAGCGCATCATTCTCGGCCACCGCACGGCCGCCAGCGGCATGACCCTGGCGTGTGGGGTCGATCACCGCATCCTCACGGACAATAAATACAAGATGGAGTCGGCGTGCGACGGCCGCCAGGGGCACTTGAGCCTTTCCGTCCAGGCCCAGGCCGGCCGGCCGGTGCAGCTTTTCAAATTCATCACCTACCACAGCTCGCGCGGCGGCGCCTCGCCGGAAGAACTCTGCGCGCGCGCCGAACGCACCCTGGATCGCGTGACCGCGGCCGGCTTCGATCACCTGCTCAAGCAGCAGCGCGCCTTTCTCGATCAATTCTGGCACCGCGCCGATGTCGAGATCGAGGGCGACGCCGAGCAGTTACGGCGCCCACCGGGAGAGATGCAGCAGGCCCTGCGCTGGAACCTGTTTCAGATCCTGCAGGCCTCGGCGCGCGCCGAAGGCACCGGCATTCCCGCCAAGGGCCTGACCGGGCAGACCTACGAAGGCCACTATTTCTGGGATACGGAAATTTATCTGCTGCCCTTCATCACCTACACCGAGCCGCGCATCGCCCGCAACCTGCTGCGCTTTCGTCACAGCATGCTCGATCGGGCCCGGGAACGCGCGCGTGAGGTCAACCAGCGCGGAGCGCTGTTTCCCTGGCGCACCATCAACGGCGAGGAGGCCAGCGCCTACTACGCCGCCGGCACCGCCCAGTACCACATCAACGCCGACATCATCTACGCCCTGCGCAAATACGTGGAGGTCACCGACGACAAGGCTCTGCTGTACAACGAGGGCGCCGAGATGCTGGTGGAAACGGCGCGACTGTGGCTGGATCTGGGGTTTTTCTCCGAGCGCAAGGGGGGCAAGTTCTGCATCCACGGCGTCACCGGCCCCGACGAATACACCACCGTGGTCAACAACAACAGCTTCACCAACCTCATGGCGCGGGAAAACCTGTGGTTTGCCGCCGCCACCGTGGCCGCCATGCAAAAGGAGCATCCCGAGCACTACGCCACCCTGGTGCACAAGACCGCCCTGGAAGAGGGCGAGGTCGGCGACTGGCAACGGGCCGCCGACGCCATGTACATCCCCTACGACGAGGAGCTGGGCATCCATCCCCAGGACGACGAATTCCTTGATAAAGAGGTGTGGGACATCAAGAACACGCCGCGCGACAAATTCCCCCTGCTGCTCTACCATCATCCCCTGGTCATCTACCGCCACCAGGTGATCAAACAGGCCGACGTGGTGCTTGCCATGTTCCTGCTCGGCGATGAGTTCAGCCGCGATCAGAAAAAACGCAATTTCGACTACTATGATCCCCTGACCACGGGCGACTCTTCCCTGTCGGCCTGCATCCAGGCTATCATCGCCGCCGAAATCGGCAACCTGGAAGAGGCGGTGCGCTATGCACGCTACGCGGTACTCATGGATCTGGCCGACGTCGGCGGCAACGTGCGCGACGGCTGCCACATCGCCTCCATGGGCGGCACCTGGATGGTGGCGGTTTACGGCTTTGCCGGCATGCGCGACTACGGCGGGCGGTTGAGCTTTGACCCGCGCCTGCCGAAGATGCTGTGCCGTCTGCGTTTTTGTCTGATTTTCCAGGGGCAGGATCTGGAAGTGGAAGTCACCCATGAGCGAACCCGTTATCGGCTTCGCGAAGGGCAGGGTCTGATTTTGAGTCATCAGGGCGAACGCGTGGAACTCAAGCCGGGCGAGACGATCGAGATGCCTCTTGGGGACGGCGCCCAAGAAAAGCGCAAGAAAAAGACCAAGGAGTGA
- a CDS encoding MFS transporter, translating into MRVSAALLMRVFLPFCFAYFLSYLFRTVNAVIAPDLVADLALEPAGLGLLTAAYFLAFAAFQLPLGLLLDRFGPRRVEAALLLVAAAGALLFARAESLNGLLLGRALIGLGVSACLMAAFKAFSQWLPPERLPLANGIQMVSGGLGALAATAPVEAALHFTDWRGIFTLLGWLTLAGAALLFFVVPEGRREDGGESFVEQFRGLGQVVRSFAFWRIAPWAFTGQAAYLSIQGLWSGPWLREVAGRSREETAFILLLIALAMTLGYFFFGALAERLGRRGVPTLTVAAWGMGAFMLVQALLLLHWTPLTLPLWLLFGFCGTACILPYAALAQTFPRRLVGRANSSLNLLVFSAAFGAQWAVGVVIGLWPQTPGGAYAAAGYRAGFGMILLGQILAALWYLRCARRAA; encoded by the coding sequence ATGCGAGTCTCTGCCGCCTTGCTGATGCGGGTTTTTCTGCCGTTTTGTTTCGCCTATTTTCTCTCCTACCTGTTTCGCACCGTCAATGCCGTCATCGCTCCCGATTTGGTCGCCGACCTCGCCCTGGAGCCGGCCGGACTCGGGCTGCTGACCGCCGCCTATTTTCTCGCCTTTGCCGCCTTTCAGCTGCCCCTGGGGCTGCTGCTCGACCGCTTCGGGCCGCGTCGCGTCGAGGCCGCCCTGTTACTGGTCGCGGCCGCAGGGGCCTTGCTCTTTGCGCGTGCCGAGAGTCTCAACGGGCTGTTGCTGGGGCGCGCTCTGATCGGGTTGGGAGTGTCGGCCTGCCTGATGGCGGCCTTCAAGGCCTTTTCCCAATGGTTGCCGCCGGAACGGCTGCCCTTGGCCAACGGCATCCAGATGGTATCGGGCGGGCTCGGCGCCCTGGCGGCCACCGCCCCCGTGGAGGCCGCCCTGCACTTCACCGATTGGCGCGGAATTTTCACCCTGCTGGGGTGGCTGACTCTGGCCGGCGCGGCGCTGCTGTTTTTCGTAGTCCCCGAAGGCCGTCGCGAGGACGGCGGAGAGAGCTTCGTCGAGCAGTTTCGGGGGCTGGGGCAGGTGGTGCGCAGTTTTGCCTTCTGGCGCATCGCCCCCTGGGCCTTTACCGGGCAGGCCGCCTACCTGTCCATTCAGGGGCTCTGGTCGGGTCCCTGGCTGCGTGAGGTGGCGGGCCGCAGCCGCGAGGAAACCGCCTTTATCCTGCTGCTCATCGCCCTGGCCATGACCCTGGGCTATTTTTTCTTCGGCGCGCTGGCCGAGCGTCTCGGTCGGCGCGGCGTCCCGACCCTTACCGTTGCGGCCTGGGGCATGGGTGCCTTCATGCTGGTTCAGGCGCTGCTGCTGCTCCACTGGACGCCCCTGACCCTGCCCCTGTGGCTGCTCTTCGGTTTTTGCGGCACCGCCTGCATCCTGCCCTATGCCGCACTCGCCCAAACCTTTCCCCGCCGCCTGGTCGGCCGGGCCAACTCAAGCCTCAATTTGCTGGTGTTTAGCGCCGCCTTTGGTGCCCAATGGGCGGTCGGGGTGGTCATCGGCTTGTGGCCGCAGACCCCGGGCGGCGCTTATGCCGCCGCGGGGTATCGCGCCGGCTTCGGCATGATCCTTCTTGGTCAGATCCTGGCCGCTCTCTGGTATCTGCGCTGCGCGCGCCGCGCCGCCTGA
- a CDS encoding MlaE family ABC transporter permease, translated as MPDSTHPRLDPAQISWHTEADGALRIRFAGPWDGNRPLPDLGALLSVLDAGPREVVLCADALGPWDSRFLAFVLRLLEACRQRRIPCRREGLPEGAQRLLVLAEAVPEQGAGSHVEPPSLLHRFGLGALEWRRKSVENLAFFGEASFSFLRLFSGRARFRRADLLLYLHEAGAQALPIVTLISLLVGLILAFVGAVQLRMFGAEIYIADAVGLGMAREMGAMMTGIIMAGRTGAAYAAQLGTMQVNEEIDALRTFGVAPMDFLVLPRMLALMLMLPLLTIYAILMGILGGAVVGIGLFDIPATQYYQQTINGVPLIHFIAGLIKACAYGLIVATAGCLRGMHSGRSAAAVGEATTSAVVTAIVWIILANALLTVIYHVLGI; from the coding sequence TTGCCGGACTCAACGCACCCGCGCCTCGATCCCGCGCAAATTTCCTGGCACACCGAAGCGGACGGCGCCCTGCGCATCCGTTTTGCCGGGCCTTGGGACGGCAACCGGCCCCTGCCGGATCTTGGTGCCCTGCTGAGCGTCCTCGACGCGGGTCCGCGCGAGGTGGTGCTGTGCGCCGACGCCCTCGGCCCCTGGGACAGCCGCTTTCTGGCCTTCGTCCTGCGCCTGCTTGAGGCCTGCCGGCAGCGCCGCATTCCCTGCCGCCGCGAAGGCCTTCCGGAGGGCGCGCAGCGCCTGCTGGTGCTGGCCGAAGCCGTTCCCGAGCAGGGCGCCGGCAGCCACGTGGAACCACCCTCGCTGCTGCACCGCTTCGGCCTCGGCGCCCTGGAGTGGCGCCGCAAGAGCGTTGAAAATCTGGCCTTTTTCGGGGAGGCGTCGTTCAGCTTCCTGCGCCTGTTCAGCGGCCGCGCGCGCTTCCGCCGCGCGGATCTGCTGCTCTATCTGCACGAAGCCGGCGCCCAGGCGCTGCCCATCGTCACCCTCATCAGCCTGCTAGTCGGCCTGATCCTGGCGTTTGTCGGCGCGGTGCAATTGCGCATGTTCGGCGCCGAGATCTACATCGCCGATGCGGTGGGTCTGGGCATGGCGCGGGAGATGGGCGCCATGATGACCGGCATCATCATGGCCGGGCGCACCGGCGCGGCTTACGCCGCGCAGCTCGGCACCATGCAGGTCAACGAGGAGATCGACGCGCTACGCACCTTCGGCGTGGCGCCCATGGATTTTCTAGTGCTGCCGCGCATGCTGGCGCTGATGCTGATGCTGCCGTTGCTGACCATCTACGCCATCCTCATGGGCATTCTCGGCGGCGCGGTGGTGGGCATCGGCCTGTTCGACATTCCCGCGACCCAGTATTATCAGCAGACCATCAACGGCGTGCCGCTGATCCACTTCATCGCCGGGCTGATCAAGGCGTGCGCCTACGGGCTGATCGTGGCGACCGCCGGATGCCTGCGCGGCATGCACAGCGGACGCAGCGCCGCGGCGGTCGGCGAGGCCACCACCTCGGCGGTGGTCACGGCGATCGTCTGGATCATTCTCGCCAACGCCCTGCTCACGGTGATCTATCATGTCCTCGGCATTTGA
- a CDS encoding ABC transporter ATP-binding protein, with protein MSSAFDARAPESAAAEPRPAIRVRGLTLAYGERVIQRDLNFDVSPGAIFIIMGGSGCGKSTLLRHLVGLQRPAAGEVFFRDLNFWEAPEEQRKRFLRHCGILYQSGALWSSLTLAENVELPLREYTRLSRGEIRDLAQFKLALVGLAGFGTHYPAEISGGMRKRAGLARALALDPEFLFFDEPSAGLDPLSARRLDDLILELRASLGATVVVVTHELASIFAIGTDSVFLDAESRTQIARGHPAELRDASPDPRVRRFLTRGAED; from the coding sequence ATGTCCTCGGCATTTGACGCCCGCGCGCCGGAGAGCGCTGCTGCCGAGCCCCGACCCGCCATCCGGGTGCGGGGTTTGACCCTGGCGTACGGTGAGCGGGTCATCCAGCGCGATCTTAATTTCGATGTTTCTCCGGGCGCCATTTTCATCATCATGGGCGGATCGGGCTGCGGCAAGAGCACTCTGCTGCGCCATCTGGTCGGGCTGCAAAGGCCGGCGGCCGGAGAGGTCTTCTTTCGCGACCTCAATTTCTGGGAGGCTCCGGAGGAACAACGTAAGCGTTTTTTGCGCCACTGCGGTATCCTTTACCAAAGCGGCGCCCTGTGGAGTTCGCTGACCCTGGCGGAAAACGTCGAGCTGCCCCTGCGCGAATACACCCGCCTGAGTCGTGGTGAAATCCGCGACCTGGCGCAATTCAAACTGGCCCTGGTGGGCCTGGCGGGCTTCGGCACTCATTATCCGGCGGAGATCAGCGGTGGCATGCGCAAGCGCGCCGGTCTGGCCCGGGCCCTGGCGCTGGATCCCGAATTTCTGTTTTTCGACGAGCCCTCCGCCGGTCTCGACCCGCTGAGCGCCCGGCGCCTCGATGATCTGATCCTGGAGCTGCGCGCGAGCCTCGGGGCCACGGTGGTGGTCGTTACTCACGAACTGGCGAGCATCTTCGCCATCGGCACCGACTCGGTGTTCCTGGATGCCGAATCACGCACGCAAATCGCCCGCGGCCATCCCGCCGAGTTGCGCGACGCGAGCCCAGACCCGCGCGTGCGCCGTTTTCTGACCCGCGGCGCGGAGGATTAA